The sequence aaaagctgacggttcgggcctagacccttcatcagagagggggatggggagagggagctggaataaatagggagagagggggaggcggaccgaagatggagagtaaagaagataggtggagagagtataggtggggaggtagggaggggataggtcagtccagggaagacggacaggtcaaggaggtgggatgaggttagtaggtagatgggggtgcggcttgggttgggaggaagggatgggtgagaggaagaacaggttagggaggcagagacaggttggactggttttgggatgcagtgggtgggggggaagagctgggctggttgtgtggtgcagtggggggaggggacgaactgggctggttaagggatgtagttggggaaggagagattttgaagctggtgaagtccacattgataccattaggctgcagggttcccaggcagaatatgagttgctgttcctgcaaccttcgggtggcatcattgtggcactgcaggaggcccatgatggacatgtcatctaaagaatgggagggggagtggaaatggtttgcgactgggaggtgcagttgtttgttgcgaactgagcggaggtgttctgcaaagcggtctccaagcctccgcttggtttccccaatgtagaggaagccacaccaggtacagtggatgcagtataccacattggcagatgtgcaggtgaacctctgcttaatgtggaatgtcatcttggggtctggggtaggggtgagggaggaggtgtgggggcaagtgtagcatttcctgcggttgcaggggaaggtgccgggcgtggtggggttggagggcagtgtggagcgaacaagggagtcacggagagagtggtctctccggaaagcagacaggggtggggatggaaaaatgtcttgggtggtggggtcggattgtaaatggcggaagtgtcggaggatgatgcgttgtatccggaggttggtagggtggtgtgtgagaacgagggggatcctgttggggcggttgtggcgggggcggggtgtgagggatgtgttgcgggaaatacgggagacgcggtcaagggcattctcgatcactgtggggggaaagttgcggtccttgaaggacttggacatctgggacgtgcgggagtggaatgtcttatcgtgggagcagatgcggcggaggcggaggaattgggaataggggatggaatttttgcaggagggtgggtgggaggaggtgtattctaggtagctgtgggagtcggtgggcttgaaatggacatcagttacaagctggttgcctgagatggagactgagaggtccaggaaggtgagggatgtgctggagatggcccaggtgaactgaaggttggggtggaaggtgtaggtgaagtggatgaactgtttgagctcctctggggagcaagaggcggcgccaatacagtcatcaaggtaccggaggaagaggtggggtttggggcctgtgtaggtgcaacaaactactgcacctcccagtcgcaaaccatttccactccccctcccattctctagatgacatgttcatcatgggcctcctgcagtgccacaatgatgccacccgaaggttgcagaaatagcaactcatattccgcctgggaaccctgcagcctaatggtatcaatgtggacttcaccagtttcaaaatctccccttcccctactgcatcccttaaccagcccagttcgtcccctccccccactgcaccacacaaccagcccagctcttcccccccacccactgcatcccaaaaccagtccaacctgtctctgcctccctaacctgttcttcctctcacccatcccttcctcccaccccaagccgcacccccatctacctactaacctcatcccacctccttgacctgtccgtcttccctggactgacctatcccctccctacctccccacctatactctctccacctatcttctttactctccatcttcagtccgcctccccctctctccctatttattccagttccctctccccatccccctctctgatgaagggtctaggcccgaaacgtcagcttttgtgctcctgagatgctgcttggcctgctgtgttcatccagcctcacattttattatcttggaattctccagcatctgcagttcccattatctctgagtaggATGGAAAACCCAGTTAACACTTCTGGGTAAAGATGGTTGGACATGCTTTGGCTTTGTCTTTTGCATGGGACTCTCCAAACATTGAGGATTTTTGTAGAAATTCCTTCTGCTCTGCTGAGTcgattgtctaccaccattctacaattggatgtggcaggattgctgAGCTTGAAGGACACTATGACCCCAGAATTACATTCAGTATGATTCACCATCTCAAGACTTCCAATAATTGCAATGGAGAGCGAACTGAAACCTAAAAGTTTACAAAAAAATTAAGTGACGTTTCAATGGATTGAACCACATATTAACGTGTTTAGTTGATGTGCATTAAATTTTCCTTACCTGCTAAGCAAATAGTGTGCAGTGCCAGaatgaatatttatttcaaataatggGTTGCTTGCTTGCTAATTTCCCTTTTAAGTGCTATGGGAAACTAACTAAGGCTCAGATTTTACAAAAAAGAATTGTTGCTCATTTGGATTCAATCCTCTAATGCTGCTACAATTTTTATAAATCTGTAGTTTGTTACACAAAAACTATCAGCAAtctttggacaggtacatggatgagataGATCTGTAGGGATATGaagcaaatgcaggcaaatgggacacgATTAACTGTGTGAAAATTGGATGGCATGGACCAGCTGGGCTAAAgaacctgtttctatgctgtcaaCCTCTGATTCTCTGCCATGTTAGCAAACATCAAATATGACCGCTAAACATTTCCTCTCTATCTGGGCATAGCAAGGTGAatctctcaaccaattttgccccatccaCTCCAAAAATATCACCCATCTCCCTTTGTGCTagatgtgactccaaccagcagagagatttCCCTGCAATGCCATTGACTTAAATCTTGTTAGGGGTTGTTGAAGTCACAAGTTAGCAATTGATGCTGCTCATCACTATCCAGTTACCCCTTGGCCAGTGAGGCATGGATCTAGTTTGGCCGAGATGTCTTGCAGGGTAAAGTTGTCTAGCCATAATGAGCTAAGGCCCATGTGCTATGAACAGCTACAAGAAATACCAAGAGTCACTggcatcttttttttaaattgcatccTTACAAAGTTACAAAAATCAGGACGAGGGTTAGCACCTAATAGTGCATTAACAATGCTCTGAAATCTCCAACCTTAAAAAGGAAACCCTCTAATATATACATTTGAatatatttcaaaagaaattcagcagtcctgcattcccatggctagTTGCACTCAGCACTGTTTCTCAGAACTATGTTGAGCCCGATCCCATATCCATGTTCTCATCAAGTACagcactgagggtggaattgcaaACTTGCATTTTCTGTTAAGTGTTGTGCTATCTGACTTAGTGAAATTCAGCATGGCAACATGAAGACCAATATCAATACATCAAACTGAAGTATATTACATCCAGCGTATGGATCATTAGAACAAAAGGCTCTTGATTTGTCAGGGGATCAAGGATtgctgggaaaaggcaggagaatggggttgagaaacatatcaggcatgattgaatggtggagctgattTGACAGGagtaaaattaggccattcagcctatgtcttatagtctaaAACTTACAGCAGCACCATTTCCCTCTTTGCTATCAATTAAGAGGAAGTAGGAATTGTCAAAAGATGCTGAGATTGACATACAAGAAAATTGTTCACTTCCCTTTACAAAACAAGGATCTTATTTTAGATTTTTACTGAGCCTCAACTACCctcattttccaaaatgcattgaaAAGTTTGATTCCTGGCTAATGGCATACCCTAGCATCTTAATAGATTTCTGGTTTTCATGTTGTCCTGCAATGTTTGCAAAAGAAAGCTTTCCTGCACATTAGATAGTGTTAAATCAAAGCAGAAgccccaaaacatttttccagttAATGGCTTGTCAATAGCAACCCAATACTTGGGAAAAGATATCAAAAGgatatggtttaaaaaaaatcacattacaCCAGGTcataggccaacaggtttatttgaagaccaGACACCAGAAGGAGGAGCAAGActcagaaaacttgcatcttcgaataaacctggtggactataacctggtatcatgtgatttttgaccttgtccatgccgtgcaacactgacacctccacatcaaaggATTAGGGAAGACAGCAGAGAAGTCAGATCAACTTCACCTGTATGTGAGGCCAAAGAGCCTCTGTGCTAAGTTTTTATGACACAACAATTGGAACAAACTTTTTGCTGAAGGGTGTTTTCTTACATCTTAATGGATGATTCGACCAGTAGTTCTTCCTTTTAAAGTTTTATCATGTCTTCATTTTGTATTCTAAAGCAATGTACACGATTAAAAATGCACCTGATAGTCCTTTTGTGTGGAACCCCATTAGTAAAACTTAAAAGAATAAGACTGTTGGTCACAGGACAATGGAAGTAGACATTCATTGTTCAGAATGATGAGTGGTTCCCCCATGGTTGTGCATTGgcagaaaataatttaaattacaCAGTTGGTTATTACATGGAAGATAGATGCTCTGACTGACAACTCCTAACCTAATCCAACACTCGAGAGGATCAGTTGTGATCATGTATCTCCATGCAATGATCCCATGTTCACCTCATAACTCTTGATAGTTTCAGCCTCTAGAAAGCTGCTTAGAAACAAAATGGGAGTGACTTGGTCTCCATAACcttctatggtagagaattccacatgttcaCCACTCACTGAATTAAGATATTTCTCCTGCTCTGGCCATGGGACACAGGATAACATCCTTGCATCAAGTTTGGTTAGAAAAATTTAGGTTACAATAAGATACCCCAGTCATCCTTTGAACCTCAAATGAATACAGGACCAAATAAAACCACTACCTTCTCCTGCCCTcattgaaccaaggctataaagGTCAGCAGAAGTACTGAATTCCACAGAGGTGAGATTGACTGCTCTTGGCATCAAGAAGCCTGcggaaaaactggaatcaaatggGTATTGGGTGCAAAAATCTCTGATGGTTGAAATCATACCCTGGCagataggaagatggctgtgggaggtcagtcattttGGCTCCTGGACATCtcggcaggagttcctcagggttgcaTCCTAGGTCAAACCTGCTTCAACAACCTTCCCTccctcataaggtcagaagtggggatgattgcTCCACAgtcagcaccatttgcaaatgCTTATACAGAAACAGTCCATATTCATgtgcaacaagatgtggacaatatccaggcttcggctgacaagtggcaagtaatattcacaccacacaaatgccaagctctAACCATCACCAACACAAGACTGCTGCTTGGCATTCaagggtgttaccatcactgaattctccaactaatcaacatcctggaggcaACCAATGGCCAGAAACTCAACAACACAAGAGGTCAGAAAGCTACGAATGCTGTAACAAGTAACTCACCCGACTACCCAAAGCcagtctaccatctacaaggcacaagccaggagtgtgagggaatattTCCCACCTGCCTAGAtagatgcagctccaacattcaagaaacttgacaccatctaaAACAAAGCAGCATTCCCAAGAggcactacatccactccctcAAGCAGCCATGTGTACTACCTccaagatggactgcagaaattcaccaaaacttcTTAGACAGTATGAACACTttcaaggacaaggacagcagatatatgtgAACACCATTacttgcaaatttccctccatGACACTCACAagcttgacttggaaatatcaacATTGCCAGGATTTTGTCCTCATGACAGTGAAGCATTCTCTTTGCAATGGCATCATGGGTCAACCACAGCAGTTGAACCACCAGAGGGCAGCAGGGACAGACATTAAATCctggtcagccagcaacacctacatcccacaaatgatgtAACAAAAAGTTACACCCAACCAATCCCAGGAATCCACCTGGTGAACTGCATTCCCTTTTATAGGAGTGCAACTTCTTCTTAGGTAAAGAGACCAAACCTACACAAATACTCCAGGTTTGGTctcactgaaaaaaaatcttgtacagctgcaataaaaCATCCTTACTCTTGCAAGGAAATCATTTTCCAATACAGTCTACCATTCTTCCATAAATTGCTTGCTGGTGGATTTTTTTGCTTTATAAAAAGTGTGACATCCAACCAAGAACAGCAAATGCAACTATTGGTTTTCAGTATTCAAACTAAGCATTACCATTTTGGGGACAGCTGTATATACCAGGCTGACAATGCCAAAGTTAAGCATTATACGAAGTCATAGATTAATCTAACATGTCTGTTTTTTTGATTTTGTGTTGAGTGTTGAACTATTGCCTCAGAAGAACAACTATGTCCTAAATAATAATAATGCAAATTGCAGTGCAAGTTATGCTTGATCAATTAAAGCAGTCAACTGACTGTTCCAAATGGAAATATTTCTCTAGCCAAGAGTAACAGCAATCATAGACCCAGTGATTTAAATGAATGCCCGTTAAAGTaactattgattttttttaaaaatccaaactgAAACCAATAAGCTCCTTTATTGCATCTGACATGAAAATATGCATATACACAGAAGCAGAGGCATGATTATCAGACCATAGACAAATGTAAAGACAGCTACATATGATACATTGTAGCATAGGTACCGTTTTTAAAAGATGGTCTTTAACATCAAAATCAATAGTTCAATGCCAACATGAACCGAGCCTGGACCTTACAACACAAAGTATGCATTTGCAAGTAGGATAGTAATTCAGGCTTAATATTCTTCCCCTTCCTCCTCTCCTTCCCCTTCAATAGAGTCAACACCAACTTCTTCATAATCCTTCTCTAAAGCAGCCATATCCTCACGGGCTTCCGAGAACTCTCCTTCCTCCATACCTTCACCAACATACCAGTGAACAAAGGCACGCTTGGCATACATCAGGTCAAACTTGTGGTCCAGGCGAGCCCAAGCTTCAGCAATGGCTGTGGTGTTGCTCAGCATACACACAGCCCGCTGAACCTTGGCCAAGTCACCTCCAGGAACCACAGTAGGAGGCTGGTAGTTGATACCAACCTTGAAACCAGTAGGACACCAATCCACAAACTGGATGCTACGCTTGGTTTTAATAGTAGCAATTGCTGCATTGACATCTTTTGGCACTACATCGCCACGGTAGAGGAGGCAGCAGGCCATGTACTTGCCATGGCGAGGGTCACATTTGACCATCTGGTTGGCTGGCTCAAAACAAGCATTAGTTATCTCAGACACAGAAAGCTGCTCATGATATGCCTTCTCAGCAGAGATAACTGGTGCATAGGTGGCCAAGGGGAAGTGGATGCGGGGATAGGGCACCAAGTTGGTCTGGAACTCAGTCAGATCAACATTCAGGGCGCCATCAAAGCGaagggaggcagtgatagaagacACTATCTGGCTGATGAGGCGGTTCAGGTTGGTGTAAGTTGGCCTCTCAATGTCTAGGTTTCTTCGGCAGATGTCATAGATGGCTTCGTTGTCGACCATGAAAGCGCAATCAGAGTGTTCCAGGGTAGTGTGGGTGGTCAGGATGGAATTGTAAGGCTCTACCACTGCAGTAGACACCTGGGGAGCTGGGTAGATGGAGAACTCAAGCTTGGATTTCTTGCCATAGTCAACAGAGAGACGTTCCATCAGCAGAGATGTAAAGCCAGAGCCAGTGCCACCGCCAAAGCTGTGGAAGACCAGGAAACCTTGGAGACCTGTACATTGGTCAGCCTGTTTTAAACAAGAAGAATAAATAATACCACAAATGTTAAGTACAGTAAACATCTGCTCTCTCCATTGTCCACATGCTTTCCCcaggaaggggaaaaaaaaagattcaAGCAGCATCCATCACTCCTCCATACATTTGGATGTTAATCTAAAACAAGGTTACTACCACTTAAGCATAATTGAGTGACTCAAACTCTTTATAGCTCTGCAACACATTCATTATGTCCAgtattgtttgtttgtttgtttgtctaaCTTAACAAAAAATTGGAAGAACACAGATGAAATTGACTACAGCGCACTGACAGTGAGTGAACGCAATTGACAGTCAACATTTCCTTCACTTCACAAACAGAGCAGTGATTTTTACTTAAGGTTTAAGTTTAATaagcaaaaaaaacacaagcaaaCAAACATTCAAATGTAACATCCAACTCACCAGTTTACGGATTCGGTCCAGAACCAAGTCAATGATCTCCTTGCCAATTGTGTAGTGACCACGGGCATAGTTATTAGCTGCATCTTCCTTCCCAGTGATCAGCTGCTCAGGGTGGAACAGTTGGCGGTAAGTACCAGTACGTACCTCATCTAGGATCGAGAGACAGTGCAATTTCAGTGTTACAATCAACACATGTAACCACAAGATGAAATCAGGCTCATGTGGCATAACCAGAGAAGAGGTCTGCACGGTTAGTGTTACACATGCCCCTCACCTACCTATTACAGTTGGCTCCAAGTCCACAAACACAGCTCGTGGAACATGTTTGCCTGCTCCTGTTTCACTGAAGAAGGTGTTGAAGGAATCATCTCCACCTCCGATGGTCTTGTCACTGGGCATCTGCCCATCAGGCTGGATGCCATGTTCCAAGCAGTAGAGCTCCCAGCAGGCATTTCCGATCTGGACTCCAGCCTGGCCAACGTGGATACTGATGCACTCACgctgtgagagagaaaaagaacggCGGGTCGGGGGAAGAAGAGAAAAACGAAGGAAGATTAGATAGAATCACTTCAGGATATATTTGTCCTGTATGTTAACTGAAGCAGCCTCGAAGACCACGACGACCATTAAACTGCAGTCGTTAAGTACAGCGATATTAAAAAAACATCTTTGGCTGATGCACTAGCGATAACGATTAAGGTCGGAGATGTTCAATTTTATTACGTTTGCCTTAAGCGCTTTAGCTCTACTTGGCGCCCGAACCTGCAAAAGCAACACAcgcgcagtgagcgggtccgaGCTTCGACAAAGAATTCTGGGGGGTGTAGTTTCCCGCCGCTTCTTTGTGCGCGCGGGAACGAGTGACAGAACTACAATACCTAGGGTGTATTGCGCACTGCGGCACCTACAGGCCAGAGCGGGTCCGCCATGTTAATACCCGAACTGCGCGATCAAGTGTCTCCATCCACCAAGAGCCACTGTCCATCGCCAGATTTTATTCTTCTTGTGGGAAGCTACTTATTGCTGAACAAAAGATGGAATAGATGCAAAGACGGATACATTTCACGCCTGGAACTGATCTATCGACCGATTAACCAGAGCCACATTTACACACGGCATGGCAGCCATTGTTAGCTTCAGATTTTAAACATCTTGCAAGAAAACCGAGCGATTTAAGTTACAAAGTGCAAACGATTGCTTTATCTAACCGTCTCCACCCTCAAATCTAACTCTAGATTTTAAACTGCGCACCCAGAGTGTTTCTTTACTCCCGCGCTTATCACTCAATCACTTCACAAATGAAGAGCTGGCGCGCTTTAAAACCGGGCGGATGAAAAAGAAACATCTTGATTCCCGCGGGTAAACTTCGCGTTTAAAAAAAGAGCAGAGCGACGCCtcttctctccccctccacaACCAATGCAGCGTATTACACACATGGATGCTACACAAAGATCACTCCTTCCGTATCACTCGAGCGACATTAATCGATTAGATGATTTCTCCGAGACAAAGAATATTTTACATGCTGGAGAATTACGTTttcgggagggggggggggcagagggaACACCTTCAGTATTGAATATTTAAAGGCCAATGAGTTTCGATTCTAAACATTGTTACCTTATTAGCTACTTCAAAGCAACATTGTTTTCGACTACAAACCTCTACTGCACCTCAAAAACAATGCACCACGACAGCGATAAAATGAAAGTTATTGATTAACTTTGGTTCATTTGTGCACCAATAAAATGATGGGCGGCAATGAATATAAGTTAattttgaatgaaaaataaaactataCTTACCATTTTTTATTCAAGTCAGATAACGATAAGAATGACCTTACAAAGAACGTGACTGTTACTTCGCTCGACAATAACGAGTCGATGTAAGTAACCGAATGGGAAACGTTGGCGGATGGCGCCTTTTTATAATAATGGAGGCCGGCCTTAGTCCAGTCTTTCATTGACATTGGCTCCGAGGAAGAAGGGAGGTGGCGGGAGAAGATGTCAGTTAGAGTGGATTGGGCAAATGTTGGCATTTTAAAACACGTCAGCTTTAACGTTACAAATTCTGTTTCAGGGACTGCGCAAAAAAAATCACCGCAGAATGTACGAGAAAGGGGGCGAGGGCCTTTCGCTTGAGTaagtggtgagatttgaattggAATATCTTCTTTGCCATGCAGCCCTATTCTTCAATTTCACCAGCAGTCAAACCACGCCCTTCATTTTTGACAGATCAAATCTTGGAAAAGGGtgactttaaaataaaatcagttcACCTATTTAACATCTTCTCATTTTTGTAGAAGGATGAGCAAAGAAGAAAGCACAAGGGGTACGGAAAGCTTTAATAGAATACGAAAAGAGGAATAATGAAATGTGTGTTATGTAGACATCTGCAGTGAGGGCGGAGATGTGACAGGATTGCAGAATGCGGACTATGAGGAAAATAGTTTGACCGACTCTGCAGTTGCTGCAGAATTTATATCACACTCCCATCATGTACCCTTGACTTTGCAATGTCGATAAGACAAAGACTGCACACGATATTGTGCTACAATTACAGTATGTTGTGACTGATTTAAAAATGCATTAGCTTTGCTATATTACAGCCATGTAAAATACTGGAACAGTCATTTTTGCTTGGGTAAGATTGAAATGGAGGTGTGCAGTATAAAGCTGCACAGTTCTCTTTGGAACGGGAAATTTCCGATCGGTAACAGAGCCTTGAAAGCATCAGATATCAGCTTTATGTCCCATGGCTGCATTCTCACCTTTGAATCGGAGAGTGCGGATTCAAGTCTTGCTCCAGAGATTTAATCAcattattttcacacagagagtggtgcgtgtgtggaatgagctgctagaggaagtggtgggggctggtacaattacaacatttaaaaggcatctggatgggtatatgaataggaaaggtttagagagatgcGGGctgaatgttggcaaatgggactagatttatataggatatctggttggcttggacACGTTGGAcctgagggtctgtttctgtgcagtgtaTCTCTGTGACTATGGCTCTGTGACTATGCTTATATTATGGAAGTGTTGTATGGAAATAGTGTTTTATTAATAGTTTTTTTCGAATATGTCAATTCAAATTCTTTACAGCACAAAAAGAGACCATCCTGTCCCCCAGTACATGCTGGTGTTTTAATTCCACTTgatctttttctctttttattatCATCTAAAGCTCTCATAACCTTCTCTTCACATCTCTCTCAGGtgcttgaataaaagcaaaatgcttcaagttctagaaatctaaaataaaaacagagaatgctggaaacactcagcagatctggcagcatctgtggaaagagtaATGCCAATtaaaggaggagggatgaggaaGAACAAAGGGGTTAAGGCAATGGGTGGGAGATATTCAATGACAAAGATTGCATAGAACAAAATGCAAAAGGAATGGCAATGAAAGTAGTAAAGCAATAAAGCATTTGTGCATAGTGACTGTTAATGGCAGAATAATGCCGTTAACACCCAACCAGTCTGGACCAGTATGTTAGGAtatagttagtaaatttgcagatgaaatcaaaatctgacaaatgacaaaaaacaTACAATAGCAAATGGCATTTAGCTCACATAAATGTAGTCCTATACGCATTAGTTGTGATCAATTCAGACCACATGTATCATTTGCAGGAAAGTTTGCTGAAAGAAATTGAGAGATTTACTTCTTAATAATGCACAGATCACTAAATGTTGATGGTGAATAGAGGAGATGTAGTTAAGGTTAATAAGGTATTGAATATTTGAATCATTAATTGTAAACCAAAGAGCATGATTCTATTACTACACAGGTTATTGGTTtgaccatatttggagtattgtaccTGAACAAGGAAGTGTCTTgttataaggccataagaaataggaagagtaagccatttggcccctcatgctccaccattcaatagcatcatggcttacctgacattcctcatgtccattttctcCAGTTTTCCCCATAAGTAAGCCTACGCCTATGCCATCATGGTGGGGGGAAGGAGTAGGCGTGATGGAATAACTGGCCTTTTCTTGGCCATCAGTTTCCCTTGTTCACCACTGAATTTTTCGCTCTACTTCATGGTTGTTGCCCACCTGACCAATGTCTACTTATGTGGTTTGGTGTTGAAATTTGTTAATTGTTCCTGTCAGGTGCCATAGCTTTACTGTAtcaaggtgttatataaatgtcaATCATTATTTAAGTGTTGGAGTACACATGGCTAACAAATTGATAGAATGGTTCACTGATGAgaatagcttactcctgttcGTATACTTGTTCCAAGGCACAAATTCCAGATAAACGAGGAATCAGAATTCTAGATGCTAGCTTCCCAACATGTGAGGCTCACACAAGAACAATGTTTGGGTAAGACAATCAAGCTAAATCCCCACTTGAGATAAACAATCTCCTTTAACCTTACATTGAAACATTAAAGTATattaaacaaacacaaagaatgctagagaaactcaacaggtgtggcagcatttgtggagagggaaacagagttaaataTTGGTTTAATTGCTGAAATCATTTTAAAACAGtcaaatgttcaatg is a genomic window of Stegostoma tigrinum isolate sSteTig4 chromosome X, sSteTig4.hap1, whole genome shotgun sequence containing:
- the LOC125448230 gene encoding tubulin alpha chain, with translation MRECISIHVGQAGVQIGNACWELYCLEHGIQPDGQMPSDKTIGGGDDSFNTFFSETGAGKHVPRAVFVDLEPTVIDEVRTGTYRQLFHPEQLITGKEDAANNYARGHYTIGKEIIDLVLDRIRKLADQCTGLQGFLVFHSFGGGTGSGFTSLLMERLSVDYGKKSKLEFSIYPAPQVSTAVVEPYNSILTTHTTLEHSDCAFMVDNEAIYDICRRNLDIERPTYTNLNRLISQIVSSITASLRFDGALNVDLTEFQTNLVPYPRIHFPLATYAPVISAEKAYHEQLSVSEITNACFEPANQMVKCDPRHGKYMACCLLYRGDVVPKDVNAAIATIKTKRSIQFVDWCPTGFKVGINYQPPTVVPGGDLAKVQRAVCMLSNTTAIAEAWARLDHKFDLMYAKRAFVHWYVGEGMEEGEFSEAREDMAALEKDYEEVGVDSIEGEGEEEGEEY